From a single Planococcus shenhongbingii genomic region:
- a CDS encoding universal stress protein, with the protein MANNYQNIVVAIDGSTESEYAFRKSIDVAKRNAGSVLNLVNVVDTRAFEAYDRASIDKAQKMSEEMLNGFKSKAEFQGIENVKAVIEYGSPKTVITKELSDLTGADLIICGATGVSGVERFLLGSVSEAIVRSAKCDVLVIRTPE; encoded by the coding sequence ATGGCGAATAATTATCAAAATATTGTCGTAGCAATAGACGGTTCAACAGAATCGGAATATGCTTTCCGCAAATCCATTGACGTGGCAAAACGCAATGCAGGTTCAGTGTTGAACCTGGTCAATGTGGTAGATACAAGAGCCTTCGAAGCTTATGACCGCGCCAGCATTGACAAAGCCCAAAAGATGTCGGAAGAAATGTTGAATGGCTTCAAATCGAAGGCGGAATTTCAAGGCATTGAAAACGTAAAAGCTGTCATCGAATACGGTTCTCCGAAAACGGTGATCACAAAAGAACTTTCTGATTTAACCGGTGCGGACTTGATCATTTGCGGAGCAACCGGAGTGAGCGGCGTTGAGCGTTTCCTTCTTGGTTCTGTGTCGGAAGCAATCGTCCGTTCAGCTAAATGCGATGTTCTGGTCATTCGCACACCTGAGTGA
- a CDS encoding sugar ABC transporter substrate-binding protein: protein MRKNSKGFLFLMILAIFALVAAGCNGGGGSGEEGSGSSSGVDIGIVLPTKDEPRWVQDEERFKAALADSDYSTEILFSQGSSAKEKENVEALLNKGIKVLIITPHDGAAAAAAVEAAKQDDVTVIAYDRLITDTDAVDYYVTFDSLAVGAAQAQYLLDNVEGTGVPLYLYAGASSDNNAFLFFQGAWEVLQPKIADGTFKIANSSQAEALKDTKELDRDQLSQIIGQVTTSWDPNESKNKAQTHLTSVGDDMKGNVAILAPNDGTARAIADVFASDAAVTDYMITGQDAEKASVQYILDEKQSMTVFKDVRTLVEDAMGMAVEVLDGNTPETTGSYDNGTTEVKAKQTPVIVVDKENAKEELIDSDYYKADEFTGLE, encoded by the coding sequence ATGAGAAAGAATTCAAAGGGTTTCTTGTTCTTGATGATTTTGGCTATATTCGCCTTGGTAGCTGCTGGATGTAATGGTGGCGGTGGAAGTGGAGAAGAGGGCTCGGGTTCAAGTTCAGGCGTAGATATCGGAATTGTGCTGCCGACAAAAGATGAACCGCGCTGGGTGCAGGATGAAGAGCGCTTCAAAGCAGCTTTAGCCGACTCGGATTATTCAACGGAGATTCTGTTCAGCCAAGGGTCTTCAGCAAAAGAGAAAGAGAACGTGGAAGCGCTATTGAATAAAGGCATTAAAGTGTTGATTATCACCCCGCATGACGGCGCAGCCGCTGCAGCGGCAGTTGAGGCAGCGAAACAAGATGACGTAACCGTTATCGCGTATGACCGCTTGATCACTGATACCGATGCGGTCGATTATTATGTAACGTTCGATTCATTAGCCGTAGGTGCTGCACAAGCGCAATATTTACTGGACAACGTGGAAGGTACGGGTGTACCGCTTTACTTGTATGCAGGAGCTTCTTCAGATAACAACGCATTCTTATTCTTCCAAGGTGCATGGGAAGTGCTGCAGCCAAAGATTGCAGACGGCACATTTAAAATTGCCAACTCCAGCCAAGCGGAGGCATTAAAAGATACGAAAGAGCTTGACCGTGACCAATTGAGCCAAATCATCGGCCAAGTAACAACCAGCTGGGATCCGAACGAATCGAAAAACAAAGCTCAGACCCACCTGACTTCCGTCGGCGACGATATGAAAGGCAATGTAGCGATCTTGGCACCGAATGATGGGACTGCGCGTGCCATTGCGGACGTGTTCGCTTCAGACGCTGCAGTGACTGATTACATGATTACAGGGCAAGACGCTGAAAAAGCATCAGTCCAGTACATTCTTGATGAAAAACAATCGATGACCGTATTCAAAGATGTCCGTACACTGGTTGAAGACGCAATGGGAATGGCTGTTGAAGTTTTAGACGGCAATACACCTGAAACGACCGGTTCTTACGATAACGGAACAACAGAAGTAAAAGCGAAACAAACACCTGTAATTGTAGTGGATAAAGAAAACGCCAAAGAAGAATTGATTGATTCCGATTATTATAAAGCAGATGAGTTTACGGGCTTAGAGTAA
- a CDS encoding sugar ABC transporter ATP-binding protein has product MSDYILEMKNISKSFTGVKALSDVNFKVERGEIHCLIGENGAGKSTLMKVLSGVYPYGTYEGDIVFEGKVQQFNEINDSVKAGIGIIYQELALFPDLTVYENIFAGNEIRKGPFVDWNETIVQSTKLLQKVKLKVDPETLIKELGVGKQQLVEIAKSLSKDVKLLILDEPTAALNENDSENLLELLKELKSQGITCIMISHKLKEVISIADKATILRDGKTIITLDAHKGELSESIIIKNMVGREIEDIFPKRPDKKIGETVLQVKDWSAYDPELARQVVKHANLEVKKGEIIGIAGLMGSGRTELALSIFGNPKNYRLQGELQVFGKQRTLKHTSDAIKAGIAYVTEDRKGNGLFLIKDIKNNVTAAHLKGISTRGVLNLNEEVKVGTDYKNSLRIKANSLEQAVGKLSGGNQQKVSLGKWLFTGPKILILDEPTRGIDVGAKFEIYTIMNQLIKEGLSIIMISSELNEIIGMSDRVYVMAEGAIKGELTIEETTQEAIMELATQ; this is encoded by the coding sequence ATGAGCGACTATATTCTGGAGATGAAAAATATATCCAAGTCATTCACCGGTGTAAAAGCTTTGTCAGATGTGAATTTCAAAGTGGAACGGGGAGAAATCCATTGCTTGATCGGAGAGAACGGCGCTGGTAAATCGACGCTCATGAAAGTCTTGAGCGGTGTTTATCCTTATGGCACATATGAAGGCGATATTGTGTTCGAAGGGAAAGTGCAGCAGTTCAATGAAATCAACGACAGCGTTAAAGCCGGTATCGGCATCATTTATCAAGAGCTCGCATTGTTTCCGGATTTGACGGTCTATGAAAATATCTTTGCCGGCAACGAAATCCGGAAAGGCCCTTTTGTCGACTGGAATGAAACCATTGTCCAGTCTACAAAATTACTGCAGAAAGTGAAATTGAAAGTGGATCCGGAAACTTTGATCAAGGAATTAGGTGTAGGTAAACAGCAATTGGTTGAAATCGCCAAATCGCTCAGTAAAGACGTGAAACTGCTGATTCTTGATGAACCGACAGCTGCATTAAATGAAAACGACAGCGAAAATTTATTGGAATTATTGAAGGAACTGAAAAGCCAGGGAATCACGTGCATTATGATTTCCCATAAATTGAAGGAAGTTATTTCAATCGCTGATAAGGCGACGATTTTGCGTGATGGCAAAACCATTATCACCTTGGACGCCCATAAAGGAGAGCTTTCGGAAAGCATCATCATTAAAAACATGGTGGGCCGTGAAATTGAAGATATCTTTCCAAAACGGCCAGACAAGAAAATAGGAGAGACTGTTCTTCAAGTAAAAGACTGGTCGGCTTATGATCCGGAACTCGCACGCCAAGTGGTGAAACACGCCAATCTGGAAGTGAAAAAAGGGGAAATCATCGGTATTGCAGGATTAATGGGGTCGGGCCGCACAGAGCTTGCATTGAGCATTTTCGGCAATCCCAAAAACTATAGGCTGCAAGGCGAGCTTCAGGTCTTCGGGAAACAGCGAACACTGAAACATACAAGCGATGCGATTAAGGCGGGAATTGCTTATGTCACCGAGGACCGTAAAGGAAATGGGCTGTTTCTGATCAAAGACATCAAGAACAATGTCACGGCGGCGCATCTGAAAGGAATTTCGACAAGAGGCGTTCTCAATTTGAATGAGGAAGTGAAAGTTGGGACAGACTATAAAAACTCACTGCGCATCAAAGCGAATTCGCTTGAGCAGGCGGTTGGAAAACTGAGTGGAGGTAATCAGCAAAAAGTATCGCTCGGCAAATGGCTATTTACCGGACCTAAGATTTTGATCTTGGATGAACCGACGCGCGGAATTGATGTCGGGGCGAAATTCGAGATTTATACCATCATGAATCAGCTGATCAAAGAAGGATTGAGCATCATCATGATCTCATCAGAATTGAATGAAATCATCGGCATGAGCGACCGC